A stretch of the Argentina anserina chromosome 6, drPotAnse1.1, whole genome shotgun sequence genome encodes the following:
- the LOC126798976 gene encoding uncharacterized protein LOC126798976, with the protein MEQNNLPVIAKKLWSIVRVAFFMLRKGISKRKLLLDLNMMMKRGKLASKALSNLMFHHHHGASGASSAAATQREYEFSCSNTPKYPFHLMGGKRRSHHSSHFFACAHAPATEEDDVAAMNAVKAVLEILNNHEVVAAVEASPMPTPFQTPSLPGFGRSPMVRQLRITDSPFPLREADEDSHVDKAAEEFIEKFYKNLRHQKQNA; encoded by the coding sequence ATGGAGCAAAATAATCTACCTGTTATTGCCAAGAAACTATGGAGCATAGTCCGGGTGGCTTTCTTCATGCTACGAAAAGGCATCTCAAAGCGAAAGCTCCTCCTAGACCTCAACATGATGATGAAGCGCGGCAAGCTCGCCAGCAAAGCCCTAAGCAACCTCAtgttccaccaccaccatggcGCCTCCGGTGCTTCTTCGGCTGCCGCGACCCAGCGTGAGTATGAGTTCAGCTGCAGCAACACTCCCAAATACCCGTTTCATCTCATGGGTGGCAAGCGCCGCAGCCACCACAGCAGCCACTTCTTTGCGTGCGCCCACGCGCCTGCCactgaagaagatgatgtgGCGGCGATGAATGCGGTTAAGGCAGTGCTGGAGATTCTGAATAATCATGAGGTTGTGGCGGCAGTGGAGGCGTCTCCGATGCCGACTCCATTTCAGACGCCTTCACTTCCCGGGTTCGGGCGGAGCCCCATGGTCCGCCAGCTGAGGATAACTGACTCACCGTTCCCGTTGAGGGAGGCCGATGAAGACAGCCATGTGGACAAAGCAGCTGAGGAGTTTATTGAGAAGTTTTACAAGAACCTGAGACATCAGAAGCAAAATGCATGA